In a genomic window of Erinaceus europaeus chromosome 12, mEriEur2.1, whole genome shotgun sequence:
- the LOC103111523 gene encoding olfactory receptor 1D2 — MEGGNQSGVSEFLLLGLSENLKEQQVLFWMFLVMYLVTVVGNMLIALAIGSHSRLHTPMYFFLANLSFTDLCFVTNTIPKALVNLQSENKAISYAGCLTQLYFLVSLVALDNLILAVMAYDRYVAICRPLHYTTAMSPTLCILLLCLCWVFSVLYGLIHTLLMTTVTFCGSPKIRYIFCEMYVLLRIACSDTQINHIVLIATGSVIFLAPFAFMILSYLCIVRAILRIPSATSKYKAFSTCASHLAVVSLFYGTLCMVYLKPLKTYSLKDSVATVMYAVVTPMMNPFIYSLRNKDMHRALGGLLLGKAFQKLT, encoded by the coding sequence ATGGAGGGAGGCAACCAGAGTGGAGTCTCCGAATTCCTACTCCTTGGGCTTTCAGAGAATCTTAAAGAGCAGCAGGTCCTGTTTTGGATGTTTCTGGTCATGTACCTCGTCACAGTGGTGGGAAACATGCTCATCGCCCTGGCCATCGGCTCTCACTCCCGCCTgcacacccccatgtacttcttcctggcCAACCTCTCCTTCACTGATCTCTGCTTTGTCACCAACACAATCCCCAAGGCACTGGTGAACCTTCAGTCTGAGAACAAAGCCATCTCCTACGCAGGGTGTCTGACACAGCTCTACTTCCTGGTCTCCTTGGTGGCCCTGGACAACCTCATCCTGGCTGTGATGGcatatgaccgctatgtggccatctgccgCCCCCTCCACTACACCACGGCCATGAGCCCTACTCTCTGTATTTTGCTCCTCTGCTTGTGTTGGGTATTCTCTGTCCTCTATGGTCTCATACATACCCTCCTCATGACTACAGTGACCTTCTGTGGGTCCCCAAAGATCCGATATATTTTCTGTGAGATGTATGTTCTACTGAGAATTGCATGTTCCGACACTCAGATCAATCATATAGTACTGATTGCCACAGGATCTGTCATCTTCCTCGCCCCATTTGCGTTCATGATCCTGTCCTACCTTTGCATTGTCAGAGCCATCCTCCGAATACCCTCAGCCACTAGCAAGTACAAAGCCTTCTCCACCTGTGCCTCCCATTTGGCAGTGGTCTCCCTCTTCTATGGGACACTTTGTATGGTCTATCTGAAACCCCTCAAAACCTACTCCCTGAAGGACTCTGTAGCCACGGTGATGTATGCTGTGGTGACCCCCATGATGAACCCTTTCATCTACAGCCTGAGGAACAAGGACATGCACAGGGCTCTGGGAGGACTCCTCCTAGGGAAGGCCTTCCAGAAGTTGACATGA